Below is a window of Arcobacter sp. F155 DNA.
GATTAAAAAAAGGACTGAAAATTTTTTTCATTTATTCTCCAAATGAGTTATATATTTCTTTTATTTCTTCTATATTTTCAATAAATAGATTTACAATATTAGGGTCAAAGTGTTTTCCACTCTCTTCTTTTAAAAGATTTAAAGCATCATCAAATGACCAAGCTTTTTTGTAGGGTCTATGAGAAGTTAAAGCATCAAATACATCAACAACAGCTACAATTCTTCCATAAATATGAATTTCATCAGCTTTTAAACCTTTTGGATAGCCACTTCCATCATACTTTTCATGGTGACTTATTGCGATAATAGCTCCTGCTCTTAAGAATTCACTTTGTGAGTCTTTTAATATTTCATAACCAATTTGAGCATGACATTTCATAGTATCAAACTCTTCATTATCTAGTTTTCCTGGTTTTAAAAGAATCTTATCTTCAATTCCAATTTTTCCAAGGTCATGAAATGGAGCTGCATAAAAAATGATTTCTTGCTCTTTTTCATCTAAGCCACAGGCTTTTGCTATAAGTTTTGAGTAGTGGGCAACTCTAGCAACATGTGATGCTGTTTCTGGGTCTTTATATTCTGCTGTTTTTCCTAAGATATATAGGGTTTCATGTTCTCTATCTATAAGGTTTTCTGTAGCTTTTTTTACTTCTTCTTCTAAAAGTTTGGCTCTATCTTCTATTAATAAAGTATTTTGATAGTTAGTTAAAAGGTTTGTAACTCTTGCTTTAAATAAAACAGAGTTTACAGGTTTACTTAAAAAGTCATTTACTCCTGCTTCAAAGGCTTCTTTATGAACTGTCTCATCATCCCCTGCAGCAGTTACCATAACAATAGGAACTTTTTTGTTTTTTCTTCTAAACTCTTTTATAAATTCGATTCCATCAAGGTTTGGCATCATATAGTCAATTACAATTAAATCAACTCTATTTTGAAGTACATGCATTAAAGCTTCAAGTGGTTCTGAAAAACTTTTTACATTTAACTTCATCTCTTCACAAATAGCTTCAATTAAAAATAGGTTATTTTCATTGTCATCTATGGATATAATCTGTAAATCTTCAAAATTCATTGTATGCCTTTTTTAACGTTAAGAGTCATAATATTTTATAGTTATATAACTTAAGATAATATTTTTCTGAAAATATAGTATATCAAAAATGTAACAAAAAAGGAAAAATTGTATTATATAAAACTTACAGCTTTTTATAGTTAAAATTACAAAAAATGAAGGATCTATTATAAAACTTGAACCATGTAGACATTGTAAAAGAGAAATCGAAACAAAAAAAAGACAATGCCCATATTGTGGAACACTAAATCCTACTGTTAAAATGAAAGAGATTGTTATAGGAATTGCTGCTGTTACTATAGTGATGTATGCAGTTAGTTTTTTTATCAATTTAAATTAAGAGATATAATTAAGTTACATTTTCATTACTATTGATATTATTAGTATAATAGTCTTAAGGATGTAACAATGAAACTATTAAATACTTTTAACTTATGTTTTATACTTTTAGTCTCAGCTATTTTTTCAGTAAAAAGTTTAGCCCAAGAAAATAGTATAAAAGTACCTGTAGATGCTTGGCCTCCTTTTAGAATAATCTCAGAAGATAATAAATACCGTGGAATTGATTTTGACTTTTTATCTTTACTATCAAAAGAGTTAGATATAAAAATCGATTATAAAAGATATCCATGGAGTAGAAGTTTAGCTAATATGAAAGCAGGAACTGTTGATTTGATTTCAGGTGTAGCTAAAACTAAAGAGAGAGAAGAGTATATTTACTACTCAAAAAAACCCTATTATAAATGCTCAACTGTTTTTTATGTACTTAATGAAGCTGGAAATAGTATAAAAAGCTATAGCGATTTAAAAAATTATCAAATAGGATATGTAACCAACTCTGCATATTTTAAAAAGTTTGATGAAGATAAAACTTTAAATAAGAAAGTGGTTTCTTCGGAACTTGAACTAGTTAGAATGTTAGCATTTAATAGAGTTGATGTGATAATTGGAACAGATTGTCAAGCTGATTATGATATTAGTAGATTAGGTTTTAATCATATTATTTCAAAAGCAGAATATAAACCTGGTAATGAAGTTAATCTTTATATAGGAATATCAAAAAAATCAAATTTGATAAAACAAGTAGATAAAATAGATAAAGCTATTGAAAAGTTATTAGAAGATAAAAAGGTAGAGGAAATATCAAAAAAATATTTCCAATAACTATTTCCTAATAGCTCCTATTAAAAACCCAATTCCAAGTCCAATAAAGTGAGCATACCAAGCAATTGGAAGACCAATAAGTACAGGCGCTACTGAGATAATTAAAACCCAAGTAACTATTGCTTTTCTTTGAAATCTATCTATATAAGCTATATATCCCATAAGTGCACAAATAGCACCAGATGCTCCAACTAAGTTTACAAAATTATCTAAATAGTAAATATATAAAAAGCTAAGAATAGAAGTTGCAAGTCCTGCTATAAAATATGCTATGACAAACTCTTTTTTCCCTCTATACATTTCAATAGCATTTCCAAATTGATATAAAACAAACATATTCATAGCTAAGTGACCAAGTCCTCCATGGGCAAACATAGTTGTAAGAGGTTGCCAATAAAAGTTGCTTTCAACAAAATACATATTAAGACCTAAATATAAACCTCCATAGCTTATATTTGTTTGTACTAGGTACATAAAAATTGTTATTGCAATTGTGATATTAGTAAGTGTGAAATTAGATCTAGTTCTGAACATAGTTTTTATATACCTTTATTGAGCAATCAACTCGTTCTTTGATAGCATTTTTATACATAAATTTAAAATCACTTTGCATAAAAAATATCTCTTTTGAGTTAATTCTAAATGATGTTATTATTGTTCCTGCATTTAAGTTATCTTTGGAACTCTCTATTATTTCATATTTTATCTTTAAATACTTTTGTAAATCTTCTTTAGGGTTTATATTAAGTAAGCTTTTAATATAACTATCTACTTCAGCAAGTTTTATAATATCTTCAATTTTAGAGTTTTCTTCAAGTTTTAAAAAAGAGCCTTCTATTTTATAGTAACCCTTTTCAATTGCTTTATATGATTTTTTTACTAGTTCATGGTTTTTAATAATTACTTTAGTGGGAGTCTCTTTTTGACAAGGTAGTTTTTCTACTTTTGAAATTGTGGTTTCTTCTTTTTCTTGTGGTTCGACAATAAAGGTGTTATATAGAACAATTGTTATTGTAATCATAACAATTGTCGCAAAGGTAAAAAGATTGTTTATAATGATACTATCATTAGGTCTTGTTCTTTTTACCTTCATTTTACTTAGATAAGAGTCTCTTTTAAAACATCTTCTATAGTATCTACTGCTTTGATTTCCATATTCTCTTTTACTTCTAATGGAATATCATCTAAATCCCGTTGGAAGTTCTTTCTTGGAATTAATGCAAGTTTCATTTTTGCTTTATGAGCTGCAATTAGTTTCTCTTTTAACCCACCAATTGGTAAAACCTTACCTGTAAGTGTAAGCTCACCTGTCATAGCAACATCGGATTTAACTTCTTTATTACTTAAAATAGAAGCAATAGTTGTAGCCATTGTTATACCAGCACTTGGTCCATCTTTTGGTGTAGCACCTTCTGGAATGTGTAAGTGGATATCAAATCTTTTATAGATTTCACTTGGGTCTACTTTTGTTTTTTCTTCTATCTCTTTTGCTGTTTTAGGAATTAGATTATCATCTATTTTCAGTTTTTTATTATCAATTAAAAGTTTTACAACAGAGTAAGAAATTCTAGATGATTCTTTCATTACATCACCCATATTTCCAGTAACACTTAAAATACCTTTTCCTCTAAGTCTTACAGCTTCTGTTTTTAAAACATCTCCACCAACAGCAGTCCAAGCTAAACCATTTGTAACTCCAACAGAGTTTTTCTTTTCAGCTGGGTCTATTTCAAAAATAGGGTTTTCTAAAAATTCTGTTAAGTTTTTAGTTGTAATAGAAACTTTCTTAGTCTCTTTATCTTTAAGTAATATCTTAACAGTTTTTCTAAATAGTTTTGCAAATACACGTCTTAGATTTCTAACACCTGCTTCTCTTGTATATTTTGAAATAATTGCTTCAATAGTAGTTTTAGATAATGAAACTTCACTTTTTTTAAGACCATGTTTTTCTAACTCTTGTGGAATTAAATAGTCTTTTGCAATATGATATTTCTCATTTGGAGTATAAGAAGAAATTTCAATAAACTCCATTCTATCTCTTAATGCTGCTGGAATTCTTCTTGCATCATTTGCAGTTGCTACAAAGATACATTGTGATAAATCAATTGCAAAGTTTAAATAAAGGTCTCTAAACTCGTTGTTTTGCTCTGGGTCTAAAACCTCAAGCATAACAGCAGTTGGGTCACCTCTATGATTTGCTCCAAGTTTATCAATTTCATCTAATACAACAACAGGGTTCATAGTTTTAGCATCACAAAGACCTTTTACTATTCTTCCTGGCATTGCTCCAACATAAGTTCTTCTATGTCCTCTTAGTTCATTTACATCTTCCATTCCACCTAATGCTACTCTTACAAGTGGTCTTTGTAAGGCTTGAGAAATAGAGTTTGCAAGTGAAGTTTTACCAACACCTGGAGGTCCTACAAAACAAAGAACAGTTCCCTTTGATTTAAGGTTTTCTATTTTTCTTTTTTCAAGTATCTCTTTTACTGCAAAGTATTCTGAGATTCTTTCTTTTGGT
It encodes the following:
- a CDS encoding HD domain-containing phosphohydrolase, which gives rise to MNFEDLQIISIDDNENNLFLIEAICEEMKLNVKSFSEPLEALMHVLQNRVDLIVIDYMMPNLDGIEFIKEFRRKNKKVPIVMVTAAGDDETVHKEAFEAGVNDFLSKPVNSVLFKARVTNLLTNYQNTLLIEDRAKLLEEEVKKATENLIDREHETLYILGKTAEYKDPETASHVARVAHYSKLIAKACGLDEKEQEIIFYAAPFHDLGKIGIEDKILLKPGKLDNEEFDTMKCHAQIGYEILKDSQSEFLRAGAIIAISHHEKYDGSGYPKGLKADEIHIYGRIVAVVDVFDALTSHRPYKKAWSFDDALNLLKEESGKHFDPNIVNLFIENIEEIKEIYNSFGE
- a CDS encoding ABC transporter substrate-binding protein, with protein sequence MKLLNTFNLCFILLVSAIFSVKSLAQENSIKVPVDAWPPFRIISEDNKYRGIDFDFLSLLSKELDIKIDYKRYPWSRSLANMKAGTVDLISGVAKTKEREEYIYYSKKPYYKCSTVFYVLNEAGNSIKSYSDLKNYQIGYVTNSAYFKKFDEDKTLNKKVVSSELELVRMLAFNRVDVIIGTDCQADYDISRLGFNHIISKAEYKPGNEVNLYIGISKKSNLIKQVDKIDKAIEKLLEDKKVEEISKKYFQ
- a CDS encoding rhomboid family intramembrane serine protease, which encodes MFRTRSNFTLTNITIAITIFMYLVQTNISYGGLYLGLNMYFVESNFYWQPLTTMFAHGGLGHLAMNMFVLYQFGNAIEMYRGKKEFVIAYFIAGLATSILSFLYIYYLDNFVNLVGASGAICALMGYIAYIDRFQRKAIVTWVLIISVAPVLIGLPIAWYAHFIGLGIGFLIGAIRK
- the lon gene encoding endopeptidase La, with the protein product MELENYDSFPQQIPLIVEDEVFLYPFMIAPLFLGSEENLKAVEHSIEHNKLVIVAVSKPGHEGKRDKDSFYDVGVIGNIMRKVSLPDGKIKVLFQGLAKGKITEFNEETSEFALVDTLEDDKYSKESIESIIDVLREQVKKLSAVNSKFPADLIKTIEENSDATRIADLISSVLKVKKDEAYKLFAETNLEQRLLNIIETIKKEIESLKIQKEITQKVNSKIEKTHKDYFLKEQIKAIQKELGSDNQKDSEIRAYKKKLKKLKPHMPKDGYKETKKQIDKLSRMHQDSPDSALLQTYIENVLEIPFGNYAHNDISVQSVEDQLNSDHYSLEKPKERISEYFAVKEILEKRKIENLKSKGTVLCFVGPPGVGKTSLANSISQALQRPLVRVALGGMEDVNELRGHRRTYVGAMPGRIVKGLCDAKTMNPVVVLDEIDKLGANHRGDPTAVMLEVLDPEQNNEFRDLYLNFAIDLSQCIFVATANDARRIPAALRDRMEFIEISSYTPNEKYHIAKDYLIPQELEKHGLKKSEVSLSKTTIEAIISKYTREAGVRNLRRVFAKLFRKTVKILLKDKETKKVSITTKNLTEFLENPIFEIDPAEKKNSVGVTNGLAWTAVGGDVLKTEAVRLRGKGILSVTGNMGDVMKESSRISYSVVKLLIDNKKLKIDDNLIPKTAKEIEEKTKVDPSEIYKRFDIHLHIPEGATPKDGPSAGITMATTIASILSNKEVKSDVAMTGELTLTGKVLPIGGLKEKLIAAHKAKMKLALIPRKNFQRDLDDIPLEVKENMEIKAVDTIEDVLKETLI